One stretch of Corallococcus exiguus DNA includes these proteins:
- a CDS encoding SUMF1/EgtB/PvdO family nonheme iron enzyme, translating into MRSPALVARPEVSFEVMDRVLSALGWFLQSESQTPPLIPGEPEFAVYVKRGTDSAIHYTFNPVLRLRVLEFSGPDAVGEWVAVRKAVPVMEAPALAALLASSETREVLLGLLATETLRERSSMERVAALRFHPEFSVSRTAERVLASLVPDGTEEAFARLKAEKEAHPDRSVLFAHLPGEEQRRQVLRWLIHDQAASNPDVDAVLRSALVDADAEVRVTAVMAAARLQAREVLPALREARMPTSTREGADPRDRQFYSNLRDLVVHVLAGRPLPPEGSPKRERMAPLLRALSGPADVRDDPTLLLHALTTPVDPGPRPVGLPEAVVERDGTYRLRRSGLEARWVPPVEHWLGTGPTLRRVMSPGFFVARVPVSRAAAAWAMAASQGPMGTAGPDAEEPLPCTLVEAEELCSALSRIEGVALRLPSSEEWEMAARGPDGRLFPWGNSMRDDGATRASPWGVEKLVASLPQWARAGLLCGGREQPLCASRREVSAGVGAVRWVLAS; encoded by the coding sequence ATGCGCTCCCCTGCCCTTGTCGCCCGGCCTGAGGTTTCTTTCGAGGTGATGGACCGGGTGCTGTCCGCGCTGGGCTGGTTCCTCCAGTCCGAAAGCCAGACGCCTCCGCTCATCCCAGGCGAGCCGGAGTTCGCGGTGTACGTGAAGCGCGGGACGGACTCGGCGATCCATTACACGTTCAACCCGGTGCTCCGGCTTCGGGTGCTGGAGTTCTCCGGACCTGACGCCGTGGGGGAATGGGTGGCCGTGCGCAAGGCGGTGCCGGTGATGGAGGCCCCGGCGCTCGCGGCGCTGCTGGCTTCGTCGGAGACGCGGGAAGTGTTGCTGGGGTTACTGGCCACGGAGACGCTGCGCGAGCGCTCGTCGATGGAGCGCGTGGCGGCGCTGCGCTTCCATCCGGAGTTCAGCGTGTCTCGGACCGCGGAGCGCGTGCTGGCGTCGCTGGTGCCGGATGGGACGGAGGAAGCGTTCGCGCGGTTGAAGGCGGAGAAGGAGGCGCACCCGGACCGCTCCGTGCTGTTCGCGCACCTGCCAGGGGAGGAGCAGCGGCGGCAGGTATTGCGCTGGCTCATCCATGATCAGGCGGCGTCCAATCCGGACGTCGACGCGGTGCTGCGCTCCGCGCTGGTGGACGCGGACGCGGAGGTGCGGGTGACGGCGGTGATGGCGGCGGCCCGGCTCCAGGCGAGGGAGGTGCTTCCGGCGCTGCGCGAGGCTCGGATGCCTACGTCGACGCGGGAGGGCGCGGACCCGAGGGACCGGCAGTTCTATTCGAACCTGCGGGACCTGGTGGTCCATGTGCTCGCGGGCCGGCCGCTGCCTCCAGAGGGCTCACCGAAGCGCGAGCGGATGGCTCCGCTGCTGCGCGCGCTGTCGGGTCCCGCGGATGTTCGGGACGACCCCACGCTGCTGTTGCATGCGCTCACGACGCCGGTGGATCCGGGGCCGCGCCCGGTGGGACTGCCCGAAGCAGTGGTGGAACGGGACGGCACGTACAGACTACGCCGGTCCGGGTTGGAGGCGCGCTGGGTGCCTCCGGTGGAGCATTGGCTGGGGACAGGGCCGACGCTGCGGCGGGTGATGTCTCCGGGGTTCTTCGTTGCTCGGGTACCCGTGAGCCGGGCCGCGGCGGCCTGGGCGATGGCGGCTTCACAGGGGCCGATGGGGACCGCGGGGCCGGACGCGGAGGAACCACTGCCGTGCACTCTCGTGGAGGCAGAGGAGCTGTGCTCGGCGCTGTCACGCATTGAAGGCGTGGCGCTGCGGCTGCCCTCCAGCGAGGAATGGGAGATGGCGGCCCGTGGGCCAGATGGGCGGCTGTTCCCCTGGGGTAATTCGATGCGGGACGACGGGGCTACGCGGGCTTCCCCCTGGGGCGTGGAGAAGCTCGTGGCTTCGCTTCCGCAGTGGGCGCGGGCGGGACTGCTGTGCGGGGGACGGGAACAGCCGCTGTGCGCTTCGCGCCGCGAGGTGTCGGCGGGGGTGGGCGCCGTGCGGTGGGTGCTGGCCTCCTGA
- a CDS encoding AAA family ATPase, which translates to MDPLWGETLRRLDALLVQVCDLEEARASKLRGEQENGWDAVRTTVRPSTAELAFSSALAETPLLGTSPPLPFARLRASLRVDTVEEEALLLLLATWLEPRYSRLFAVLQDETAQGWNVERLLLTVLGRTPARAQRLLASLTDSGLLVGGGLLQTGAGAFPPMLRPVDLAPEVREALLELPRPSVLGELSLEWHGPEVLPSSSLGTFAVVHGEGERLGVAMSLADEAGVPLVVARWAGAPEPVSMARALWRLASVRGAMLAVDMSGGERGLALSVTETLSGLCQRFGGRALVLADSAQPFAVPHHEAPAPGFVQRRTLWLEEAQVRGLSLTEADAGRLASGFRGGLQEIRRVFDSAPGGDADALRAAASRLVQVPLRHGYRLETSRTFEDLVVRDTTRAALERLLFYVAQRDRVAEERGLSRRFRLHTGPVALFSGRSGTGKTLAAEVIAHAVGRPLYVIDLSRLVSKYVGETEKNIDEVLSHGERSGAVLFFDEADSLFSARTEVSNANDRFANLEVGFLLQRIERHDGLIILATNLQTAIDEAFLRRFHARIEFPFPEVDERRRIWELMLPEGVPRAGALDLAGLAQRHRLAGGDIRNAALKAIFLAEQAGAPLSQEHLERAVALELYELGRLSRRPEAEAPSDAGTRLRRVAEVFQEALDSQLRQHFLKEVHILHGSPTREALAGKRPAVSLALYRLAVTQNGALRLGLIVSAWSHRAEEEHELLGVLHGLLSRGLPHELDGRKLTPRVQESYDFDLLHRFWSSHGHPIRASLVLDVEMT; encoded by the coding sequence ATGGATCCGTTGTGGGGGGAGACGCTGAGGCGTCTGGATGCGCTGCTCGTCCAGGTGTGTGACCTGGAGGAGGCCCGCGCTTCGAAGCTCCGGGGGGAACAGGAGAATGGCTGGGATGCCGTGCGCACCACCGTGCGCCCTTCCACCGCCGAGCTCGCCTTCAGCTCGGCGCTCGCGGAGACGCCGCTCCTGGGGACTTCGCCTCCCCTTCCCTTCGCGCGGCTGCGGGCTTCACTTCGCGTCGACACCGTGGAGGAGGAGGCGCTATTGCTCCTGCTCGCGACGTGGCTGGAGCCCCGGTATTCGCGCCTGTTCGCCGTGCTCCAGGACGAGACCGCGCAGGGATGGAACGTGGAGCGACTGCTGCTCACCGTCCTGGGACGCACGCCTGCTCGCGCGCAGCGCTTGCTGGCGTCCCTGACCGACAGCGGACTCCTGGTGGGCGGAGGATTGTTGCAGACGGGCGCTGGCGCTTTTCCTCCCATGCTCCGGCCCGTGGACCTGGCTCCGGAGGTCCGCGAGGCCCTGCTGGAGCTGCCCCGGCCCTCCGTGCTGGGCGAGCTCTCGCTGGAGTGGCATGGACCGGAGGTGCTGCCGTCTTCGTCACTCGGGACGTTCGCTGTCGTGCATGGCGAGGGGGAGCGGCTGGGCGTGGCGATGAGCCTCGCTGACGAAGCCGGTGTGCCGCTGGTTGTCGCTCGGTGGGCTGGGGCACCGGAGCCGGTTTCCATGGCCCGGGCCCTGTGGCGTCTGGCGTCGGTGCGCGGCGCGATGCTGGCCGTGGACATGTCCGGTGGTGAGCGGGGGCTGGCACTCTCCGTCACGGAGACGCTGTCTGGGTTGTGCCAACGGTTTGGCGGGCGGGCCCTGGTGCTCGCGGACTCCGCGCAGCCTTTCGCCGTGCCGCACCATGAGGCTCCCGCGCCAGGCTTCGTCCAGCGGCGGACCCTGTGGCTGGAGGAGGCCCAGGTTCGGGGACTGTCATTGACGGAGGCGGATGCGGGACGGCTGGCGTCTGGCTTTCGGGGCGGGCTTCAGGAGATCCGCCGCGTGTTCGACTCGGCTCCCGGCGGTGACGCGGATGCGCTTCGTGCCGCTGCATCTCGGCTGGTCCAGGTGCCCTTGCGCCATGGCTACCGGCTGGAGACATCGCGGACGTTCGAGGACCTCGTGGTGCGTGACACCACTCGCGCGGCCTTGGAGCGCCTGCTGTTCTACGTGGCCCAGCGCGACCGCGTCGCCGAAGAGCGTGGCCTGTCTCGCCGCTTCCGGTTGCACACGGGCCCGGTGGCGCTTTTCTCTGGACGCTCCGGCACGGGAAAGACCCTGGCGGCGGAGGTCATCGCCCATGCGGTGGGCCGGCCGCTGTATGTCATCGACCTGTCCCGGCTCGTCAGCAAGTACGTGGGTGAGACGGAGAAGAACATCGACGAGGTGCTGTCCCACGGCGAGCGCTCCGGCGCCGTGCTGTTCTTCGACGAGGCGGACTCGCTGTTCTCCGCGCGCACGGAGGTCAGCAACGCCAATGACCGCTTCGCCAACCTGGAGGTCGGCTTCCTCCTCCAGCGCATCGAACGTCACGACGGGCTGATCATCCTCGCCACCAATCTGCAGACGGCCATCGATGAAGCCTTCCTGCGCCGCTTCCACGCGCGCATCGAGTTCCCCTTCCCCGAGGTCGACGAGCGCCGCCGCATCTGGGAGCTGATGCTTCCGGAGGGTGTGCCTCGCGCGGGGGCGCTCGACCTGGCGGGCCTGGCGCAGCGGCACCGGCTGGCGGGCGGCGACATCCGCAACGCCGCGCTCAAGGCCATCTTCCTCGCCGAACAGGCGGGTGCTCCGCTGTCTCAGGAGCACCTGGAGCGCGCGGTCGCGCTGGAGCTGTACGAGCTGGGCCGGCTCTCGCGGCGTCCGGAGGCGGAGGCTCCTTCGGACGCGGGCACACGCTTGCGCCGCGTGGCGGAAGTGTTCCAGGAGGCACTGGACTCGCAGCTCAGACAACACTTCCTCAAGGAGGTCCACATCCTCCACGGCTCTCCCACCCGGGAGGCGCTCGCGGGGAAGCGGCCCGCCGTGTCGCTTGCGCTCTACCGGCTGGCTGTCACCCAGAACGGTGCGCTGCGGCTGGGGCTCATCGTCTCCGCGTGGTCCCACCGCGCGGAGGAGGAACATGAGCTGCTTGGCGTGTTGCATGGGTTGCTCTCACGTGGACTCCCGCACGAGCTGGATGGCCGCAAGCTCACACCTCGCGTCCAGGAGAGTTATGACTTTGACCTGCTCCATCGCTTCTGGAGCAGTCATGGACATCCCATCCGGGCCTCGCTGGTCCTCGATGTGGAGATGACCTAG
- a CDS encoding flavin reductase family protein, translated as MTQSGTEGVSALDFREAMSRWASGVAVVSVRDADGIAATTVSSFSSLSLTPPLIALALQQSSRTLKRVEAARRFSVSVLSTIQRDVSVRCAKGEAEGRMFDEGAFVQDSLVGLACALLDVHRYGDHLLLVGRVERIQRGVDEEPLLYWNRGYRALTAHPEPGPAPK; from the coding sequence ATGACTCAGAGTGGTACTGAAGGGGTGTCGGCCCTGGACTTCCGGGAGGCGATGTCCCGGTGGGCGAGCGGGGTGGCGGTGGTCTCCGTCCGTGACGCGGACGGGATCGCGGCGACGACGGTCAGCTCCTTCAGCTCCCTCTCCCTGACGCCTCCGCTGATTGCCCTGGCGCTGCAGCAGTCCTCCCGCACGCTCAAGCGCGTGGAGGCCGCCCGCCGCTTCAGTGTGAGCGTGCTGTCCACCATCCAACGCGACGTGTCGGTCCGCTGCGCGAAGGGGGAGGCCGAAGGCCGGATGTTCGACGAAGGTGCCTTCGTGCAGGACAGCCTGGTGGGTCTGGCGTGCGCTCTGTTGGATGTGCACCGTTACGGCGATCACCTGTTGCTGGTGGGCCGTGTGGAGCGCATCCAGCGGGGAGTGGACGAAGAACCGTTGCTCTACTGGAACCGGGGGTATCGCGCGCTGACGGCGCACCCGGAGCCAGGGCCCGCCCCGAAGTAG
- a CDS encoding superoxide dismutase: MPFTLPELPYKKDALAPHMSQETLEFHHDKHHAAYVNKLNELTAGKPEASKSLEDVILSSDGPVFNNAAQVWNHTFFWNCMKPAGGGKPTGDIAAAIDRDFGSYDEFKKQFTEAAITQFGSGWAWLVKDGNKLAIMKTSNADLPLKHGKKALLTIDVWEHAYYIDFRNLRPKFIETFLNSLVNWDFVNENLKNA; encoded by the coding sequence ATGCCCTTCACTCTGCCCGAGCTCCCGTACAAGAAGGACGCGCTGGCCCCTCACATGAGCCAGGAGACGCTGGAGTTCCACCACGACAAGCACCACGCCGCGTACGTCAACAAGCTCAACGAGCTGACCGCAGGCAAGCCCGAGGCCAGCAAGTCGCTGGAGGACGTCATCCTCAGCAGCGACGGCCCCGTGTTCAACAACGCGGCCCAGGTGTGGAACCACACCTTCTTCTGGAACTGCATGAAGCCTGCCGGCGGTGGCAAGCCGACGGGTGACATCGCGGCCGCCATCGACCGCGACTTCGGCTCCTACGACGAGTTCAAGAAGCAGTTCACCGAAGCCGCCATCACGCAGTTCGGCTCCGGCTGGGCCTGGCTGGTGAAGGACGGCAACAAGCTGGCCATCATGAAGACGTCCAACGCGGACCTGCCGCTGAAGCACGGCAAGAAGGCGCTGCTCACCATCGACGTCTGGGAGCACGCCTACTACATCGACTTCCGCAACCTGCGCCCCAAGTTCATCGAGACCTTCCTCAACAGCCTCGTGAACTGGGACTTCGTGAACGAGAACCTGAAGAACGCCTGA
- a CDS encoding serine/threonine-protein kinase produces the protein MSGCPSEETILAFVEDRLPHEQRALAEAHLSRCDACGSLLAAVAATWHAEGRFVEAAPPPRTFAPAEQVGPYVIVDHAGSGAMGDVYRARDGRLGREVALKVLQVRFARDPERLARFRQEARAAGALSHPNLLTLFDVGTHEDVPYLVTEWLEGVTLRARLMRGPLPPEQALRLGIQLSQGLAAAHTRGVIHRDLKPANIFLCANGGARILDFGLARLTERVEHTEDASLTQSGAVVGTAGYMAPEQIRGQGVDARADVFSLGTVLYEAVSGQAPFGGDSPVERMSASLRDAPPVLPGELGTVIARCLAKDPGDRFQSAQDLAFALESIAARGAPLAVRRQVFPRPALLAAAAAVLLLLVVVGFLAFDRRTATVAVPTAQSSRPTYRPVTFRRGHVLNARFSADGHTLLYGAAWEGGPAELYSARTERPLSQPLGQHADVLAASSKGELAVLLEPRFFDAEHGSGTLGLMPLAGGAPRAVLDGVLEADWGRADGPLAVVRRVGENFRLEQPPGTVRFESQGWISHARVSPDGARIAFLFHAHPKDDRGGVWVLEKDGPPRELSSDWASIRGLAWSPDGSEVWFTASRTGADSELFAVDLRGTTRPVDRIAGRMVLHDISQDGSVLVDHPMIRTGLAFGHAGTERDLTWSDSSFMTDMSRDGRTFLFTEGAEVEGPTYGAYLRTSDGAPPIRLGDGIPMALSPDGKQVLLVRYGEQMEFLLLPTGAGEPRSLSLAPVTTVLTARWFPDGKRLLLRAHEEGRPARLWVFEPGSGAPRPITEEGTGFHTVISPDGLRLATVDAEGSLRLFSQTGEAQGTVPGRFTDQWVAGWDASGTALYLRSVSLPVRVSRVDVKTGVSTPHLTLPAGGIKPGLISVMTLAISEDGRSYAYSYNEALSRLFLVEGLAQARSAPERH, from the coding sequence ATGTCGGGATGTCCCTCCGAGGAAACGATTCTCGCCTTCGTGGAGGACCGCCTGCCGCACGAGCAGCGCGCCCTCGCGGAGGCACACCTGTCCCGCTGCGACGCCTGTGGGTCGCTGCTCGCGGCCGTCGCGGCGACGTGGCACGCGGAGGGCCGGTTCGTGGAAGCGGCGCCTCCACCCCGCACGTTCGCGCCCGCGGAGCAGGTGGGGCCGTACGTCATCGTCGACCATGCGGGCAGTGGCGCGATGGGGGACGTGTACCGGGCACGCGATGGGCGGCTGGGACGGGAGGTGGCGCTGAAGGTGCTCCAGGTCCGGTTCGCCCGGGATCCGGAGCGACTGGCCCGCTTCCGACAGGAGGCTCGTGCCGCGGGCGCGCTGTCCCATCCCAACCTGCTCACGCTGTTCGACGTGGGCACCCACGAGGACGTGCCCTACCTCGTCACCGAGTGGCTGGAGGGCGTCACCCTGCGGGCTCGGCTGATGCGTGGGCCGCTGCCACCGGAGCAGGCACTGCGGCTGGGCATCCAGTTGTCCCAGGGGCTCGCGGCCGCGCACACGCGGGGTGTCATCCACCGCGACCTCAAGCCCGCGAACATCTTCCTGTGCGCGAACGGCGGAGCGAGGATCCTCGACTTCGGGCTGGCCCGGCTCACCGAGCGCGTCGAGCACACCGAGGACGCCTCGCTCACCCAGAGCGGCGCGGTGGTGGGCACCGCCGGGTACATGGCTCCGGAGCAGATCCGCGGTCAGGGCGTGGATGCTCGCGCGGATGTGTTCTCGCTCGGCACGGTGCTCTACGAGGCCGTGAGCGGTCAGGCTCCCTTTGGCGGTGACAGCCCGGTGGAGCGGATGAGCGCCTCGCTCCGCGATGCTCCACCCGTACTGCCGGGTGAGCTGGGAACGGTGATTGCCCGCTGTCTGGCGAAGGACCCAGGCGACCGGTTCCAGTCCGCGCAGGACCTGGCCTTCGCCCTGGAGTCCATCGCGGCTCGCGGTGCGCCCCTGGCCGTGCGGCGCCAGGTGTTCCCACGCCCTGCCCTGCTGGCGGCCGCGGCGGCTGTGCTGCTGCTGCTCGTCGTCGTTGGCTTCCTGGCGTTCGACCGCCGGACGGCGACTGTGGCGGTGCCAACGGCGCAGTCATCGCGCCCAACGTACCGCCCCGTCACGTTCCGCCGGGGCCACGTGCTCAACGCCCGGTTCTCCGCGGACGGACACACGTTGCTCTATGGCGCGGCGTGGGAGGGAGGACCCGCGGAGCTCTACAGCGCGCGCACGGAGCGCCCGCTGTCACAACCGCTGGGGCAGCACGCGGATGTGCTCGCCGCGTCCTCGAAGGGGGAGCTGGCGGTGCTGCTCGAGCCCCGGTTCTTCGACGCCGAGCATGGCAGCGGGACGCTCGGCTTGATGCCGCTCGCGGGCGGCGCGCCCCGAGCCGTGCTCGATGGCGTGCTGGAGGCGGACTGGGGACGTGCGGATGGACCGCTCGCGGTGGTGCGCCGCGTGGGCGAGAACTTCCGGCTGGAGCAGCCCCCCGGCACGGTGCGCTTCGAATCCCAGGGATGGATCAGCCACGCACGCGTCTCCCCCGACGGAGCGCGGATCGCCTTCCTGTTCCATGCGCATCCCAAGGACGACCGGGGCGGGGTCTGGGTGCTGGAGAAGGACGGTCCGCCCCGCGAGCTTTCGTCGGACTGGGCGAGCATCCGGGGACTGGCGTGGTCTCCCGATGGAAGCGAGGTGTGGTTCACCGCCTCGCGTACAGGCGCGGACTCCGAGCTGTTCGCGGTCGACCTGCGCGGCACGACGCGGCCGGTGGATCGGATCGCCGGGCGGATGGTGCTGCATGACATCTCCCAGGACGGCTCCGTCCTGGTGGATCACCCGATGATCCGCACGGGGCTGGCGTTCGGGCACGCGGGCACGGAGCGGGACCTGACGTGGTCGGACTCGTCGTTCATGACGGACATGTCCCGCGATGGCCGGACCTTCCTCTTCACCGAGGGCGCGGAGGTGGAGGGCCCCACCTACGGCGCCTATCTGCGCACCTCCGATGGCGCACCACCGATCCGCCTGGGCGACGGCATCCCCATGGCGCTGTCTCCGGACGGCAAGCAGGTGCTGCTGGTGCGCTACGGCGAACAGATGGAGTTCCTGCTGCTGCCCACGGGCGCGGGCGAGCCTCGGTCGCTGTCGCTCGCTCCTGTCACCACGGTGCTCACGGCGCGCTGGTTCCCGGATGGGAAGCGGTTGCTCCTTCGCGCGCACGAAGAGGGACGTCCTGCCCGGCTCTGGGTCTTCGAACCCGGCTCCGGAGCCCCCAGGCCCATCACGGAGGAAGGCACGGGCTTCCACACGGTCATCTCACCCGATGGCCTCCGCCTCGCGACCGTGGACGCGGAGGGAAGCCTCCGCCTGTTCTCCCAGACGGGTGAGGCGCAAGGCACCGTCCCCGGCCGGTTCACGGATCAATGGGTGGCGGGCTGGGACGCGAGCGGAACGGCGCTCTATCTGCGAAGCGTCTCGCTCCCGGTGCGCGTCTCCAGGGTCGACGTGAAGACCGGCGTGAGCACACCGCACCTGACCCTTCCAGCGGGAGGCATCAAGCCGGGCCTCATCTCCGTGATGACGCTGGCGATCTCCGAGGACGGAAGGTCCTACGCATACAGCTACAACGAAGCGCTTTCGCGGCTGTTCCTGGTGGAGGGACTGGCGCAAGCCCGGTCTGCCCCGGAGCGGCACTGA
- a CDS encoding SMP-30/gluconolactonase/LRE family protein: MRVSSWLSVVTLAATVSACEPFPDDAPSIPTEVQWPGEAFFPEGIAASKDGTLYAGSLGTGAIARVKPGSLGAEVFVPGRASFGVYGLEVDEAHDTLWACTYDDLLLPAQASYLNGYALSTGALKASHAMPSQVSFCNDVAVDAAGNVYVTDSFGNAVFRLAVGGTALDTWSSDAAYEPSEPGLITLNGIAYDGANRLYVVKSDTGALFSIDIQPDGSAAAPVNIPVTPALETPDGVEWVDSGRLFVVENTVGRASLVTLGEGAGAKEVLANGFVEPTAAAITKDGAWVLESQMGFFFGTPGTPALPFRAYRVAVPPLLP; this comes from the coding sequence ATGCGCGTCTCTTCCTGGCTGTCCGTCGTCACCCTCGCCGCCACCGTCTCCGCCTGCGAGCCGTTCCCCGACGATGCCCCCTCCATCCCCACCGAGGTGCAGTGGCCCGGCGAGGCCTTCTTTCCAGAGGGCATCGCGGCCTCGAAGGACGGCACGCTCTACGCGGGCAGCCTGGGCACCGGCGCCATCGCGCGCGTCAAGCCGGGCTCGCTGGGGGCCGAGGTCTTCGTCCCGGGCCGGGCCTCATTCGGCGTCTACGGGCTCGAGGTGGATGAGGCCCACGACACGCTCTGGGCCTGCACCTACGACGACCTGCTGCTGCCCGCGCAGGCCTCGTACCTGAACGGGTATGCGCTCTCCACGGGTGCCCTGAAGGCCAGCCATGCCATGCCCAGCCAGGTCAGCTTCTGCAACGACGTCGCCGTCGATGCCGCGGGCAACGTGTACGTGACGGACTCGTTCGGGAACGCGGTCTTCCGGCTGGCCGTGGGTGGGACGGCGCTCGACACGTGGTCCTCGGATGCCGCGTACGAGCCCTCCGAGCCGGGCCTCATCACGCTCAACGGCATCGCCTACGACGGGGCGAACCGGCTCTACGTCGTGAAGAGCGACACGGGCGCGCTGTTCTCCATCGATATCCAGCCGGATGGCAGCGCGGCGGCGCCCGTGAACATCCCGGTGACGCCGGCGCTGGAGACGCCGGACGGGGTCGAGTGGGTGGATTCGGGCCGGCTGTTCGTCGTGGAGAACACGGTGGGGCGGGCTTCGCTGGTGACGCTGGGTGAAGGCGCTGGCGCGAAGGAGGTGCTCGCCAACGGCTTCGTGGAGCCGACCGCCGCCGCGATCACGAAGGACGGCGCGTGGGTGCTGGAGTCGCAGATGGGGTTCTTCTTCGGCACGCCGGGGACCCCGGCCCTGCCCTTCCGCGCGTACCGGGTCGCGGTCCCCCCTCTTCTGCCCTGA
- a CDS encoding sigma-70 family RNA polymerase sigma factor: MEELLRASLERARSRWPGLELEALAFVVFVAERLTSPKGLLEALEGASPAFSELYLAFGCLRHDRAALQFFEDGYLRDVGAFVSGVDRSPAFVAEVRQVLREKLFTAAAGCEPKISEFTGGGALGGWVRVAALRIALNLKRSEARADTAAQDSVESAFGEQLGPELEHLRSRYREAFTEAVRTALGELSDRDRTLMRLYHVEALSLDAIAALYRVHMSTVSRWLSRAREQVAETTTRRLCERLGVGASSVDSIAALVVSQVDLSLTRLLGPGG; encoded by the coding sequence TTGGAGGAGCTGCTCCGCGCGTCGCTCGAGCGCGCCCGGTCGCGCTGGCCCGGACTGGAGCTGGAGGCGCTCGCCTTCGTGGTGTTCGTCGCTGAGCGATTGACGTCTCCGAAGGGGCTGCTGGAGGCGCTCGAAGGGGCCTCGCCTGCCTTCTCGGAGTTGTATCTGGCCTTCGGGTGCCTGCGGCACGACCGCGCCGCGCTCCAGTTCTTCGAGGACGGCTACCTGCGCGATGTCGGCGCGTTCGTGTCCGGCGTGGACCGCTCGCCCGCTTTCGTCGCGGAGGTGCGGCAGGTGCTCCGGGAGAAGCTGTTCACGGCGGCCGCTGGCTGTGAGCCGAAGATTTCGGAGTTCACCGGCGGCGGCGCGCTGGGGGGATGGGTGCGGGTGGCGGCGCTGCGCATCGCGCTCAACCTCAAGCGCTCCGAGGCCCGGGCCGACACCGCCGCGCAGGACTCCGTTGAGTCCGCGTTCGGTGAACAGCTGGGGCCGGAGCTCGAACACCTGCGCTCGCGATACCGCGAGGCCTTCACGGAGGCCGTGCGCACGGCGCTGGGTGAGCTGTCCGACCGGGACCGCACGCTGATGCGCCTGTATCACGTGGAGGCGCTGTCCCTGGACGCCATCGCGGCGCTCTACCGCGTGCACATGTCCACTGTCTCACGTTGGCTCAGCCGCGCGCGTGAGCAGGTGGCGGAGACCACGACGCGGCGGCTGTGCGAACGCCTGGGGGTGGGTGCGTCCTCGGTGGACAGCATCGCGGCGCTGGTCGTGAGCCAGGTGGACCTCAGCCTGACGCGGCTGCTCGGTCCGGGGGGCTGA
- the serC gene encoding 3-phosphoserine/phosphohydroxythreonine transaminase, with the protein MRVINFNPGPAGLPTAALERARDELLDFQGTGMSIIEHSHRGKAFEAVHNETLALVKELLAVPDTHEILFLQGGASQQFAQVPMNFMPQGGSADYVVTGGWSEKAVDETRYYGTPRIAANTVDKDKRFTRVPTQAELQLDPKAAYVHMTSNNTLFGTQWHTFPDVGQVPLVADMSSDILWKPIDVSRFALIYAGAQKNIGPSGIVLVLVEKSFMAKGRKDIPKIFRYTTYAENNSLYNTPPTFSIYLCRNVLSWIKGVGGLKQVEAWNREKGDLLYTAIDRNAGFYRAPVEKASRSYMNVVFRLPDEKLEEAFVAEGAKAGMVGMKGHRITGGIRVSLYNAVTVDHVKTLVSFMDDFAKRNG; encoded by the coding sequence ATGCGCGTCATCAACTTCAATCCCGGCCCGGCCGGTCTTCCCACGGCAGCGCTGGAGCGGGCCCGGGACGAGCTGCTCGACTTCCAGGGCACGGGGATGTCGATCATCGAGCACAGCCACCGGGGCAAGGCGTTCGAGGCCGTCCACAACGAGACCCTCGCCCTCGTGAAGGAGCTGCTGGCGGTTCCGGACACCCACGAGATCCTCTTCCTCCAGGGCGGCGCCTCGCAGCAGTTCGCGCAGGTGCCCATGAACTTCATGCCCCAGGGCGGCTCCGCGGACTACGTGGTGACGGGAGGCTGGAGCGAGAAGGCGGTGGACGAGACGCGCTACTACGGCACGCCGCGCATCGCCGCGAACACGGTGGACAAGGACAAGCGCTTCACGCGAGTCCCCACCCAGGCCGAGCTCCAGTTGGATCCGAAGGCCGCCTACGTCCACATGACGAGCAACAACACGCTCTTCGGGACGCAATGGCACACGTTCCCGGACGTGGGTCAGGTGCCGCTGGTGGCGGACATGAGCTCCGACATCCTGTGGAAGCCCATCGACGTGAGCCGCTTCGCGCTCATCTACGCCGGAGCCCAGAAGAACATCGGGCCGTCAGGCATCGTCCTGGTGCTGGTGGAGAAGTCCTTCATGGCGAAGGGCCGCAAGGACATCCCGAAGATCTTCCGCTACACGACCTACGCGGAGAACAACTCGCTCTACAACACGCCCCCGACCTTCTCCATCTACCTCTGCCGCAACGTGCTCTCGTGGATCAAGGGCGTGGGCGGCCTGAAGCAGGTGGAGGCCTGGAACCGCGAGAAGGGCGACCTGCTGTACACGGCCATCGACCGCAACGCGGGCTTCTACCGGGCCCCGGTGGAGAAGGCGTCGCGCTCGTACATGAACGTCGTGTTCCGCCTGCCGGATGAAAAGCTGGAAGAGGCCTTCGTGGCCGAAGGCGCCAAGGCCGGCATGGTGGGCATGAAGGGCCACCGCATCACGGGCGGCATCCGCGTGTCGCTGTACAACGCGGTGACCGTGGATCACGTGAAGACGCTCGTCTCATTCATGGACGACTTCGCGAAGCGCAACGGATAG